In the Sulfitobacter pacificus genome, one interval contains:
- a CDS encoding paraquat-inducible protein A, which translates to MSRAGPAVVLLNLSLLVLYPIAWWAPLMRAGLLPLFSLSEISVLTGLQSLWSSDIFLALVVTLFALFAPYLKTIALTLVHFELLKPAALPVLQVLGKLAMADVFLIALYITLSRGIGLGRIEVAWGLYLFTACILASLWISWKTQQSQETTPIDEE; encoded by the coding sequence GTGAGCCGCGCCGGCCCGGCAGTTGTTCTCCTGAACCTAAGCCTGCTGGTGCTCTACCCGATTGCATGGTGGGCCCCTTTGATGCGCGCAGGGTTGTTGCCACTGTTCTCACTTAGCGAAATCTCTGTGCTGACCGGGCTGCAATCACTATGGTCCTCGGACATCTTTCTGGCGCTGGTTGTCACCCTGTTTGCGCTTTTTGCACCCTATCTGAAAACCATCGCGTTGACGCTGGTGCATTTCGAGTTGCTAAAGCCCGCCGCCCTGCCCGTCCTTCAGGTTCTGGGTAAGCTAGCGATGGCAGATGTCTTTCTGATCGCCCTCTATATCACCCTGTCCAGAGGCATCGGATTGGGCCGCATTGAGGTCGCTTGGGGGCTGTATCTGTTCACGGCCTGCATTCTGGCCTCGCTCTGGATCAGCTGGAAAACGCAACAATCCCAAGAGACCACACCGATTGACGAAGAATAG
- the alr gene encoding alanine racemase, with translation MTTATLTIDLTAIAANWQALNKLTNCETAAVIKADAYGLGIAKVGPALAKAGARGFFVAAAEEGVALRRVLGAGPDICVFSGHMAGDSDMIRSANLTPMINSVDQLLTHVEALPGHPFGIQLDTGMNRLGMEPGEWSAVREIAVAQQPVLIMSHLACADEPDHVMNQMQLDSFIEMTQGLDVPRSLAATGGILLGEKYHFDVTRPGVGLYGGLPFIDATPVVALDIPVIQIRDVAAGESVGYGNAFVAISETRVATIAAGYADGLIRAMGNGATLTFDGQPVPIIGRVSMDMITVDISRLSQVPEHLQLIGLHQSVDTVAGFAGTIGYEILTSLGARHDRVYLT, from the coding sequence ATGACAACCGCGACCCTGACGATCGACCTGACGGCGATCGCCGCCAATTGGCAAGCCCTCAACAAGCTGACCAACTGCGAAACCGCCGCTGTCATCAAGGCAGATGCTTACGGACTGGGCATCGCCAAGGTTGGTCCGGCATTGGCCAAGGCGGGCGCGCGCGGGTTCTTTGTGGCTGCCGCCGAAGAAGGTGTGGCCCTGCGCCGCGTCCTTGGGGCCGGTCCTGACATCTGTGTCTTTTCGGGCCATATGGCCGGGGATTCGGACATGATCCGCTCTGCCAACCTGACTCCGATGATCAACTCGGTCGATCAATTGCTGACCCATGTGGAAGCCTTGCCGGGCCATCCTTTTGGCATTCAGCTTGATACCGGCATGAACCGTCTGGGAATGGAGCCCGGCGAATGGTCCGCCGTGCGCGAGATAGCAGTGGCCCAGCAGCCGGTGTTGATCATGTCCCATCTGGCCTGTGCCGATGAACCTGATCATGTGATGAACCAGATGCAGCTGGATAGTTTTATCGAGATGACACAGGGGCTTGATGTGCCCCGGTCGCTTGCGGCGACGGGGGGGATACTTCTGGGGGAAAAATACCATTTTGACGTCACCCGCCCCGGTGTCGGGCTTTATGGTGGATTGCCGTTCATTGATGCCACGCCGGTGGTGGCGCTGGACATTCCGGTGATCCAAATCCGTGATGTGGCAGCGGGCGAAAGTGTCGGATATGGCAACGCCTTTGTTGCCATATCCGAAACCCGAGTGGCGACAATTGCAGCGGGCTATGCAGATGGGCTGATCCGCGCCATGGGGAACGGGGCGACATTGACCTTTGACGGACAACCCGTGCCGATCATCGGGCGGGTCTCCATGGATATGATCACCGTCGACATCAGCCGCCTGTCGCAAGTCCCCGAACATCTGCAACTGATCGGACTACATCAATCTGTCGACACCGTGGCAGGGTTTGCCGGAACCATCGGTTATGAAATTCTCACTTCGCTGGGCGCACGCCATGATCGCGTGTATCTGACGTGA
- a CDS encoding DNA repair protein, giving the protein MSLSTVRAIAYFIQFMMQRLAFLVFVLGALALLVASAMAALGFWSWIDLPLQYRGQPVENAGMYVQIGLTLLATGLCFFLPSNRRIMTLENSHRQFSIGMQDVARAYAAVHAADRAETFRLSSEFDAVRERLAYLRDHPDLSTLEPALLEVAAQMSHLSRELAEVYSDEKIARARSFLKERQQEIALFNTRLDQAKAITTDLKHWVHEVELEESVAVAQLDRLRAEMQEILPELGLESRLKSDQTALDNTVVGLQPKAAE; this is encoded by the coding sequence ATGTCTTTGTCTACGGTTCGCGCGATTGCGTATTTTATCCAGTTCATGATGCAACGTCTTGCATTTCTCGTTTTTGTGCTCGGCGCATTGGCCCTTCTTGTGGCCAGCGCCATGGCGGCTTTGGGGTTTTGGTCCTGGATTGATCTCCCGCTGCAATATCGGGGACAGCCGGTGGAAAACGCCGGGATGTACGTGCAGATTGGTCTGACCCTTTTGGCCACCGGGCTGTGTTTCTTTCTGCCGTCCAACCGCCGTATCATGACCTTGGAAAACTCTCACCGTCAGTTTTCAATCGGGATGCAGGATGTCGCCCGGGCCTATGCTGCCGTGCATGCGGCGGATCGCGCGGAAACCTTCCGGCTGAGTTCGGAGTTTGACGCGGTGCGCGAGCGGCTGGCCTATCTGCGCGACCATCCTGATCTTTCCACGCTTGAACCGGCCTTGTTGGAAGTTGCCGCCCAGATGAGCCACCTCAGCCGTGAGTTGGCTGAAGTCTACTCAGATGAAAAAATCGCCCGCGCCCGCAGTTTTCTGAAAGAACGCCAGCAGGAAATCGCCCTGTTCAACACCCGGCTTGATCAGGCCAAGGCTATCACCACGGACCTCAAACACTGGGTGCATGAAGTCGAGCTGGAAGAAAGCGTAGCCGTGGCGCAGCTGGACCGGCTGCGCGCCGAAATGCAGGAGATCCTGCCGGAACTGGGCCTGGAAAGCCGACTGAAATCGGATCAGACCGCGCTGGACAATACAGTGGTGGGTTTGCAGCCCAAGGCGGCAGAGTAA
- a CDS encoding alpha/beta hydrolase family protein — MLKTSLKRAPLAVALGLSATAGLAENRIDTQLPTAPELAAYGALPVGVRQLEMVNPGQIDILSIDPAADKPAELPTYDRPLTVEMWYPAAEGASGDTTFKAYLRDGTTEVSLTGRAMRDATPAEAAGYPLVLISHGYPGNRFLLSHLAENIASKGYVVASIDHTDSTYRTQAAFGSTLVNRSLDQLFVLEEMAKLAADGGEFAGLYDADNTGLIGYSMGGYGAIITAGGGVTEASVAYPWGGPHGTLGIHQAGSETHKALPDPRIKTAVAFGPWGMNTGFWDAKGLAGVGIPMLFIAGSQDSVSLYEKGVRAIWENASALPHALLTFENGGHNTAAPMPAPAESFYFNEDKGFDISSHYTDPVWDTVRMNNIAQHFVTAWLDRGLKADADKGAYLELIENSNDGVWSMNEDGTPKEDHTAWKGFAEGTAIGLRYEVKSVD; from the coding sequence ATGCTGAAGACATCTTTGAAGAGGGCACCGCTTGCCGTGGCGCTTGGCCTTTCTGCAACCGCGGGCCTTGCTGAAAACCGCATTGATACCCAATTGCCCACCGCCCCTGAACTGGCCGCCTATGGGGCGCTGCCGGTTGGGGTGCGCCAGTTGGAAATGGTGAATCCCGGTCAGATCGACATTCTGTCCATTGATCCCGCAGCGGATAAACCGGCAGAGCTGCCGACCTATGACCGTCCGTTGACAGTGGAAATGTGGTACCCTGCGGCTGAAGGCGCGTCGGGGGACACCACATTCAAGGCCTATCTGCGCGATGGCACCACCGAGGTTTCCCTGACAGGCCGCGCCATGCGCGATGCCACCCCGGCAGAGGCGGCGGGCTATCCGCTGGTGCTGATCAGCCATGGCTATCCCGGTAACCGCTTCCTGCTGTCGCATCTGGCGGAAAACATCGCTTCAAAAGGGTATGTTGTGGCCTCGATTGATCACACTGACAGCACCTATCGCACGCAGGCGGCCTTTGGTTCTACGCTGGTGAACCGTTCGCTGGACCAGTTGTTTGTGCTGGAGGAAATGGCAAAGCTGGCCGCGGATGGTGGTGAGTTCGCTGGGTTATATGACGCGGATAACACTGGGCTGATCGGCTATTCCATGGGCGGTTATGGTGCAATCATCACGGCAGGTGGCGGTGTGACCGAGGCCTCTGTTGCCTATCCCTGGGGGGGACCGCATGGTACATTGGGCATCCATCAGGCCGGCAGCGAAACCCATAAGGCATTGCCGGACCCGCGGATCAAAACTGCCGTTGCCTTTGGTCCCTGGGGGATGAACACGGGGTTCTGGGACGCCAAGGGGCTGGCCGGTGTCGGCATCCCGATGTTGTTTATCGCAGGATCACAGGATTCCGTATCGCTCTATGAAAAAGGGGTGCGCGCGATCTGGGAAAACGCATCTGCGCTACCGCATGCGCTGTTGACCTTTGAAAACGGTGGTCACAACACGGCGGCCCCGATGCCTGCCCCTGCCGAAAGCTTCTATTTCAACGAAGACAAGGGGTTTGATATCTCGTCCCACTATACAGACCCGGTTTGGGACACGGTGCGCATGAACAATATCGCACAGCATTTTGTGACCGCCTGGCTGGATCGCGGGTTGAAAGCGGATGCCGACAAAGGGGCCTATCTGGAGTTGATCGAAAACTCCAACGATGGTGTCTGGTCAATGAATGAGGATGGCACACCCAAAGAAGACCACACTGCTTGGAAAGGCTTTGCTGAAGGCACGGCAATTGGCCTGCGCTATGAGGTTAAGTCGGTGGACTGA